In Coregonus clupeaformis isolate EN_2021a unplaced genomic scaffold, ASM2061545v1 scaf3998, whole genome shotgun sequence, the DNA window TCAGAAGTAAAATCATTTTGGGTGGTTAAATTAGTTATAGTGTAATTACAAGGTATCTTTCAGTATCTTTAGAACAAAACAAAGATCTTACCATGTTCCATTTGGGAAAGAGGAAGTCCGTTCCAACGTACTCAAAGAAGTGAGCGAAGCCTTCCTTCAGCCAGACATCCTCCCACCACACTGGGGTTACCAGGTCACCAAACCACTGCAGCAAGACAATAAGAAAACATCTGAGTTAAACTGAGCTCATCCTCTTGTGTGACTGTCAACAAAACCAACATCTGACTTCATCTGAGCATAGTCTCTTGTGTGACGAATAGCTGGTTAACTTGTGCGCATTAGATTTGCTTTTGAGATTTAGCTTCGCTGAAAGTTTGGTGTAATTTCTCCACACTCCAAACCAAATCCAACTTTTCCACCTGTGGTAGAGTTGACTCCTTTAGAGATGAATCCGTTTCAGGTTATTACCCTTCAGGGGTTTTAGAACACATTCTGCATTACCTAAACAGCACAAAAGGCAGAAAAAACTATTTCcctaaaagacagacagacgcTCTTGTTTCAACCTTGATCAATATGGAGGCTGAAAGTGTCCGAATAAACAGAAGTCACAAAGACAGAACCCGTTTACCACTTTTCAGCCACTTTATGCATGGTGGCTTTCCCAAACAAACTCCTGCTGAACACAAAATAAAAGCCTGTTTCAAAGTATCCGTTGAAACAGGATGAACATACTTTTTTTTGGAGGAACAATAGGAAACTAGAAACAGGTTATTGTGGGACAGACAGTATGACTAGAACGCCAGCAGTCATCCAGATGTAGGAAACTAGAAACAGGTTATTgtgagacagacagtatgactacAACACCAGCAGTCATCCAGATGTAGGAAACTAGAAACAGGTTATTgtgagacagacagtatgactacAACACCAGCAGTCATCCAGATGATGTTCACAACAACCTCTCAGGTACTATCTACATGTGGATCCCTAAATAGAGGAGCTGCTAATGGATAGTTCTCTGTAGAACCGGTCTCCCTCCCAAAACggacactggtcaaaagtagtgcactatataggaaatagggtgccattctctggtctaaagtagtgcactatatagggaatagggtgccattctctggtctaaagtagtgcactatataggaaatagggtgccattctctggtctaaagtagtgcactatataggaaatagggtgccattctctggtctaaagtagtgcactatgtagggaatagggtgccatttgggacgcagcgcTGGGGCTCTTCATCACAACACTACAGGTGTAAGGACAACACTTCTCTGTGTGTGGTGGACTGTCCCATCCACCCTGTCACCACCCTGTCACCACCCTGTCACCACCCAGTCACCACCCTGTCACTGTCACCATCCAGACATCACCCAGTCACCACCCTGTCACCACCCAGTCACCACCCTGTCACTGTCACCATCCAGACACCACCCTGTCACCACCCTACACCACCCAGTCACCACCCTGTCGCCACCCTGTCACTGTCACCATCCAGACACCACCCCTGTCACCACCCTGTCACTGTCGCCACCCTGTCACTGTCACCATCCAGACACCATCCTGTCACCAGCCTGTCACTGTCACCACCCAGTCACCACCCATACACCACCCAGGCACCACCCTGTCACCACTTAGTCACCATCATTACCCTGTCAACACCCAGTTACCCTCATCACCCTTGTCACCACCTGGACACCACCCTACACCACCCAGTCACCCCCTTTCACCACCCAGTCACCCCCTTTCACCACCCCTACACCACCCTGTCAGCACCCTGTCAGCACCCTGTCACCACCCAGCACCACCCTACACCACCCAGTCATCCCCTTTCACCACTCAGTCACCCAGTCACCACCCATGCACCACCCTGTCACTACCCAGTCACCACCCTGTCACCACCCAGTCACCACCCTGTCACTGTCACCATCCAGACACCACCCTGTCACCCACATCACCCTGTCACCACCCGGTTACCACCCTACACCACCCAGTCACCCTCTTTCACGACCCAGTCACCCAGAGAACCAGAGCACTAAAGAGACTCATGTAATATTTAGCCGTGGCAGCTAACGCCAGATCAAACTACATCAcagagcagggcagggcaggcaaACACTGAATGCTGCCGGCATTCTGCTTCTCCGGGCTGGCTTTCAAACAAGGCCCTTCTGAAACAGacaagtctctctgtctctccctctgtatccctctctcactctctctctctctctcgttctttttGGCGGCTCAAGTGATGCTTTCAGCTTGCGTCAAATCTCCTCTGCTGGAGGACGACCAAATCTTTGACAACATTTGTTATGTCATTACTATGACAGCCTTATGTAGGGCTTATGAAGGTTCTATGTAGGCCATATGTAGGGCTTATGAAGGCTCTATGTAGGCCTTATAGCAGGGTTAAAATACAGTGTATCATCTGTGATGCCTGAAATGGCTgttggttggttgggtggttggg includes these proteins:
- the LOC123490444 gene encoding carboxypeptidase Y-like, with amino-acid sequence CKDNTSLCVVDCPIHPVTTLSPPCHHPVTTLSLSPSRHHPVTTLSPPSHHPVTVTIQTPPCHHPTPPSHHPVATLSLSPSRHHPCHHPVTVATLSLSPSRHHPVTSLSLSPPSHHPYTTQAPPCHHLVTIITLSTPSYPHHPCHHLDTTLHHPVTPFHHPVTPFHHPYTTLSAPCQHPVTTQHHPTPPSHPLSPLSHPVTTHAPPCHYPVTTLSPPSHHPVTVTIQTPPCHPHHPVTTRLPPYTTQSPSFTTQSPREPEH